From Helicobacter sp. MIT 21-1697, a single genomic window includes:
- the galU gene encoding UTP--glucose-1-phosphate uridylyltransferase GalU, translating to MINKCLFPAAGYGTRFLPATKAMPKEMLPILTKPLIQYGVEEALESGCHNVGIVTGRGKRAIEDYFDVSYELEHQISGTDKEDLLREIRNLTDTCTFSYTRQIAMKGLGDAILKGKTLIGDEPFAVILADDLCINPQGKGVLTQMVELYKKYQCCIVAIEEVQRSDVDKYGIIEGEEIESGVYEVSNMIEKPSIDKAPSNFAIIGRYILTPDIFDILAVTQPGKKGEIQITDALLEQSKKRRVLAYKFQGKRYDCGSIDGYVKATMDFYQALNTNV from the coding sequence ATGATAAATAAATGTCTTTTTCCAGCTGCAGGATATGGTACGCGATTTTTGCCTGCTACAAAAGCTATGCCCAAAGAAATGCTACCCATACTCACAAAACCACTTATTCAATATGGCGTGGAAGAAGCCTTAGAATCAGGTTGTCATAATGTAGGCATTGTTACAGGACGAGGCAAACGCGCTATTGAAGATTATTTTGATGTGAGTTATGAATTAGAACATCAAATATCAGGCACAGATAAAGAGGATTTATTAAGAGAGATTCGTAACCTTACAGATACTTGCACCTTTTCTTATACGCGTCAAATTGCGATGAAAGGATTAGGAGATGCTATTTTAAAGGGTAAAACCCTCATTGGAGATGAACCTTTTGCTGTAATTCTTGCTGATGATTTATGTATCAACCCGCAAGGTAAAGGTGTGCTTACCCAAATGGTAGAGCTGTATAAAAAATATCAATGTTGCATTGTTGCCATTGAAGAAGTCCAAAGAAGTGATGTGGATAAATATGGCATTATTGAGGGAGAAGAAATAGAATCTGGTGTGTATGAAGTGAGCAATATGATAGAAAAGCCAAGCATAGATAAAGCTCCAAGCAATTTTGCTATTATCGGGCGCTATATTCTTACGCCTGATATTTTTGATATTCTAGCAGTTACACAACCGGGCAAAAAGGGAGAGATTCAAATTACTGATGCACTTTTAGAGCAAAGTAAAAAAAGACGCGTATTGGCATATAAATTTCAAGGCAAACGCTATGATTGCGGAAGTATTGATGGTTATGTCAAAGCAACTATGGATTTTTATCAGGCTTTAAATACAAATGTTTAA